CTGGTGAGTTGGCTCCCTGCCGACCTGTCACCTCTGTCATGGGTGAACCTTCttggtccctctctctctctctctctctctctggtgttgggTGGCTGGTGTGTATAAGCGGTCTCCTGTCTCCCCGGCAGGCGTGGTGTACGACGCGACGCAGAGCTACACGGCGGTGTACACTGTCATGGGCTCCAGCATGGTGGCGGGCTCCGTGCTGGTGTTGTTGGCGCCGCTGTTCCGccggaagaagaataaaaacagcGACAGTGCCAATAAGGGAATCACAAGTGATGAATACAAGAAAAATTCCAAAGTGAAGGAAGATAATCCAGACGACAATATTGCATAGGTGTTGGTGAGGGCGCGCCCTCCATCATCCCTCTGACTGCCTCAGCAATTTGCGTGATCGTTATAAATGGTGGCCGGCGCCCATGGGGTCGATATTCCACGATAGTGAAGGTGCAGGAAGTCGAGGCGAGTGTGGGCGCGTGGCGGCGAGATACCTCGCAGCACGCGAGCCAGTCTGTCCGCCCATCATGTAATCAAATTCAATTTATATTTGTTACAGTGAGCTTAGAAACTCAGAGATAGGCTATATACGTATACTATTATTCATAGTCACTGGAGTGTAGTGATAAATGTAGTAGTTATATAATGTAAACCATTATTTtgtaaaataaaaagatagatgtGTTGTTTCAGTATGTATTGGTTGACCATGTTGGAAACGCTCCAAACCAGTTATCTCAGACGTGACGTCCAGGAGAACCAGCAGGGAGTCGGCAGCGCCTCCTTCACCGCCTTCCCCGCGTCGATCCGGGTGGTGCCGCCGCACCGTGACCTGCGTGCCGCCCCGGGCCGCCTGCTGCTTGACTCGCTTCATGGACTTACTTACTTCAGCCATTTACTTTCAAACAACCTTTGTATTTGATATTTTTATTGACTTTTATAATTACCATAAAATCGTCTTAATTTAAGAGACCATCATGCCGTATAATATACGTGAATATATTAGTAGTCCTTGAGTGTACGTAAAGCTGTATGGGTGTGCCCTGGGGTGCCTGGCTAGTGCAAGATCGCCGTTCGCATCGTGCCAAGGGAGGCCAGGTGCCGCCGGTAAAAGGCGGTCTCGTCCACCTCTTCCGCGGACAGCAGCGAACCTTTAAATGTCAGACAAATATCAGACTTCGTAATCATTCGGATTtcttttgttatggaaaaaaaaatatctacatgCATTGGAAGCCATGCAGGACACGAACAAAAAGTGAGAGTTTACCTGCAATGCTCGCGGTGAGGAAGCAGGCGCAGCTGCCGGTGATCAtggccctcaccaccaccttggcCAGGTCGGCACGCCTGGAGGGTGCCATGGCCCCGAAGCCTCCCAGGTTGATGCCGATGGAGCTGATGTTGCTGAAGCCACACAGGGCGTACGTCGCGATGATCTCCGCGCGTttctgagagaaagaagaaagaaattagcaGCTGCCTGGTCTGCCGGATCACGCAGTCACGGGCGTGTGTCGGTTGTCCCCACCTCTCCGcgcccccccgacacacacacacacacaaaaaaaaaaaaaaaaaaaaaaaatcccaaacccTACCCACTACCTCCACCCCGAACACCCAAACCCCACCCCAGTCCCAACCGCTACCCCGACCAACAACCTCCAATCCACCTTAACCTTCGGCATCCACTCCAGCCCCACCACTGACCTCCCATTACTCCCAACCCCCAACCTTCACCCAAACCCTCAACGTCAaccccacccacacctcccaCGGACCCCAACCCCCTAATCCTTATCTCAATCTCCAATCCTTCGAGCCCTTACCCCCACCTCCCCAATACAATCCCCATCACTACCCCTACCACCATCCCAACCCCCAATCCTACCCTAAACTTGTACCTCAACCCCCCCAAGCTCAACCCCACCACGCCAGCACCCACTTCAACCCCCACCTTCACCCCAACCCCAGACCTTTACCTTCAATCCCCACCCTCATCCCTCTACTCCCATAAACTCCTACCCCATAACCACCCCCTTACTCTCATCGTCCATACCCCCCACTCCTACCCTCCCCAACCCCACACTCCACCCCCCGTAATTCCTCCATCCCCCtactccccctaccccccttacccctcccccctcccccatcatctCCGGAAGTAGAAAGATTGTTGGGTATAATTGTTTGGTGACGCCGTGATTTATTTCACCAAGTGTAGACAATCAAACATGACACACTGGTACACGTTGCCCGCGGCAGTGCGTAGGagaaacttttttttatgtgGTCGGGGGTACACATTTCGGACCGGCAGCAGAGAAGAGGTTAACCAGTCCCTTAAATTATCATTCAGGAGGTTGTGGAGATGGATGTTGGGGCGTAATCCTCACCCACAATAGAGTCTACTATCTGCCTACCTATTCAAGCTTACGTAAGTCCTGCCACGGGTCTTCACTTCTAAACAGAGTGACAATCCGAAGCACAAAACCAGTCGCATAAGAACTGCAGAACATGCTCGCCACTGTTAACAACAGTGAACCCTTGGGTACGATATAAATACCAATTCACCTGTCAGTGTTCACGTCGTAGCCTCTTAACATATTTTGGTGGGCGGAGCCTCATGACGTGTTTTACGTCACGGAACGTCTCTGAACCCTTACCTCAAGACTGAGACGGCTCTGGCTTCCGCATTCTTATTTTACTTCTATAAATACCTTAATCATCAAACATAGGTACTAAAGCATACTGTCGAAAATTAGTTAAGGGTGTAAAACATATTCTGACAAACTACCGTCTTTATCCGACACTTTGGTAAAAAGTTAATGCCGAAAAACAGTGTAACGCTGGCTCTGAATCCCATAGTAGAGTTgaattatgtttcttttttttacaagtgACTTACCGAAATTGTTCCCTCCTCGACCAGCTTTGACAACTCCGCGTAAGCGTAGAACTCGTTGACCACAATCTTGAGGCCGACCAGCTGGCCCACCGTGCGGCACATCTCCCACTCCACGCCCATCACCCAGGCCAGCGGCATGAACACGTAGCCGAGGACGTTCTGGGAAACACGCCAAGGAGGATCAAGAGAGAAGTGAAAGTTATTAGCAAGGCGATAAAGGGGTGTGGGAGGATGAAGACTGCCAACATATGAATTTGACTTAAATAGTAACCGAAATGAAGGAGGATCAAAAGGGTGAACCTTATTAGCAAGGTGATAGAGGGTTTCTATGTGTGGGAGGATGAAGACTACAGGCACATGCAGATATATGACTAAGAATAGATAATAAACGAAAAGGTGAATAAGTGCATGACCTATATTTTGCTTATGGTTCAACAAATGGTAAAGCGGTCAAAATCTTCATTAGTACTGCCCTTCTATTTTTGCGTGCTTAAATTAAAGGCTACTaatgaataattaaaaaaagaaatgggtGGAAAGATGGAAGATACAAATGCTTACTCTCCCGACCAACGACCGAAACAGATCATTCCATTATTTCTGATTTTATGGAACTCGAATAGAAATTACCTGCAAGGTACACACATCCTCCTCGGCCCCGACCAGCATGCAGCTCCAGTTGAAGAAGTAATTGACAAAtgtgatgaaggagatgaaggcgaTGAGGTTGGCGGCGATGTTGGCCACGAGGGGGATGGCGTTGGTGACCCCCACCGTCGCGGCGTGCAGCCAGTTGGCTTCCTCTCTGCACAAAGCAGAGATGGGTGTTATCAGTAAAAACTAAAGGCCCAGTCAACTCATCATTAGGAAACGTataaaacaaaaaggaggaaagcaTCCCTCTcgaccctttccttaccctccctctatGTTGATGTCTTTGGTTGTGGTTTTGGATTCCTCTGTCTCTGGGTAGAAGAGCTTGGAGAGGGCAAGAGCCGCAGGAGCGTTCATGACAGAGGCGGAAATCAGATGGACGGCATCGACGCCGAAGTTGATGTAGGCGGCGAGGACCGAACCTGCGATGGTGGCGAACCCTCCAGTCATGACAGCGTGCAGCTCCGACTTGGTCATGGAAGGGATGAACGGCTTGATGAGCAGCGGCGCCTCCGTCTGCCGGAAGAGGTGACGATAAGACGCATCGATAAAGAAAGCAGTGAAAAACAAGGGTCATGATAAGCGCCAGTTTTGTTTTTAGATTATAGTGAGACGTAACAACGTAAAACATCTTCACTGGTTGATTGCAAAATAATAATGAGACTCAAATTGAATCTTCAACGTGAACAACCAGTGTGAAAGGTAAGTTCGATTCTTGCACATAGTCAAAGTCAGCACAAGGCAACTTTCAAGCTCCACGACTATGTACACACAAACTCTCCGTCAATCCTTGTGTGAACTTTATTTAGTTGCTTATCTATTTATTAGTTTTATAGTATTGGAAGCAGCTGTGCTCCTTCTCGTACCTCATTTCTTCTTACTGGCACTCAAACAGGGAATGCAATGTCTTCCAGCTTTTACTCACTCGTTCATATTCGTCCTCTGAGCAAGGTCGAATCCTTCGTAATCAATATtccccctcttccatccttcagCTTGGTGGCTAATAAAGTCTATACGGGAAAGACACGATACATAATGGGTAAACTTTGacctgccttgtgtgtgtgtgtgtgtgtgtgtgtgtgcaaagtcaagcatccccccatcccccccccctctcctccctgtgTCCTATGGAGCGAAGTTCAGCCATGCGTTCTCTTGCTTAAATTTCGTCTCATTAAACAATAAAGATCGAAGAAGAAGCTCTGTTAGTACTCTTAGGAAAATAAAGTGGGTGGTGACGTTTAACCTGGCCGAGGAAGATGTTGGCGGCTGCGTTGACACTCTCGCAGGCGGTGGTGCCGATGGTGACCTGCAGGAACCAGCCCAGCTTGACCACCACCCACTGCATCACGCCGTAGTAGTACAGGATTTGGATGAAGAAACTGAAGAACAGGATCACCGGCAGTACCTAAGGAAGAAGGTGACCGCCAGAACAGTTAACAGGATGACACATGCAAGACTTACTTCACTTCCATAAAGAGTATAATAAAATAGGGTGCACTGCCTTACTCCATCGGATTAGTCGTCTTTTAGCAAGGAATAGGAAGAACAGGATCACCGGCAGTACCTAACAATGAAGGTGGTGGCCAGGACAATAAGCAGGATAACACATGCACTTGTTATTCCGCTGCAAGACCTAGCTCAGTTCCATAAATAGAGGATGATAAAAAGGGTGTACTACCTCAATCTATCGAACTATTCGTCATTTAACAACTTACTCGAGACTTAGAGCAGTGATATGATTACAGAACAACACGGAAACCTGCGTTGATAAAACAAGATACTAAGACAATCAAGATCTCAAGGCAGTCCCAAGATAACTCACCGAGAAGGCAAATATAGATGGATCCCAGTGCGCCAGGTCCCCGAAGATGAACTCCGAGCCAGCGTCAGTGAAGTCGAGGAAGGTGGTCACTTTGTCAGACAGGCACGAGAAAACATCCTGTCCGAAGGGCCAgcggaggatgaggaggccgaGAAGGAACTGCAGTGAGACGCCCCAAGCCACGTGTCGCCACCTCACCTGCGGCCAGACTGAAGtttaaggccccgttcacactgtgtcgactctgggccacgacaacccagcgacttttaggcccccttcacactgtgccgattcagcatccggcgatcgtttctagacctctttccggccatgtgcgaccctttcacatcaacaattcacacccaagacctcgtgtaccccgagtcgctgggctgtcgtggcccagagtcggcacagtgtgagcgGAGCCTTACCACTCACGCCTCCCGGAACAGCTACGGTGCAAATCAAAATGGGAAGGATCATTTTGGAACTTTACTCACTATGATAACTTATTAGCGTGTGGAAACAGTTTATGGACAAGAGCGTTCAGACACCGCAGATCGACACCAAGAATGTGTATAAAGTCCCCCATTGTGCCATTCTGCTTCCTAAAAAAATGACCCCGTGAGAACATTATCGCctcgtgtctgtctgtttctgtccgcTACCAAAACACCTCCAAAACAGATTAAAGTACAGTTTTCTTTTGTCGATGCTACACCTTTCCATCAACTTTCACGAGGGAACAATGAATTTACTTTTTGCCTAATCCTGCTAACAGCTAGGCGAACAATCCTGAAAGTAACCTCTTTGCCGTTAGCAGAGGTGAATTCACTTAACTGGATGATGAGATATTGTTCCGGGGTCCCaagcactgttgccagattatcgtacccgcatcatcgtatttaccggtttctcaCCCATAGTCATTCCCAAgaaacaccagtaattaaccatggattttaacgataactatatttgAAGCttgttattggggtggaggagatagGTTTTTGGGGCGGAAATCGGTAAGCATAAGCgggtgagtacgacaatctggcaacgttggtcccaAGTGTAAAATAATCTCAAATCGAAATGAGAAAACTCTTATCGACtgcattattttgttttgttttactcacTTTTTTAAATAAGTTGCAGGAGACTGGCCTATAAACGTTCTTATTTCAAATCGTAATGGGCTAACTCTCATCAATTGCACGTTGTAGATTTGATTCATgcaagggggcttcgtggtgcagtggttagcacactcggctcacaatcgagagagcccgggttcgattcccgagcggagtggaaaaacttgggcggcttttccgatgccctacgcccctgtccacccatcagtgaatgggtaccaggtattaatcgggggttgtgtcccatctcctggggtctgttctcttctcctataattccttccccctcctgtctctctccggcatatgaccacagatgttgcgccgactaaacgaaactttccaactttcttttgttcatgcaactttttttttttataagttgcAGGAGCTTGGGTTTGACGTCCTTGTTTCAAATCGTAATGAGCGAACACTTATCAATCGCATCACTTAATTTAGCTTTGCTCATTTTTTAATGTAAAGTTTAAGAAGACTGGGTTTGACGTCAATATATCAAATCGTAATGAGCTAACTTATCAATTGCATTCTTTACTTCtgttatatgcatttttttttgtggTAAGCTGCAGGGGGCAGGGTTTGACGTCCTTGAGGGTCCAGCTCGATAGTCCAACACAGAATCATTGTAAGCGACcaaaccagcgttgccaaattatcgtactcaaaacatcgcatttatcagttccagggcccaaaactttcctacccacacagataacgaaattccagttaaagttctcgttaaaagcattacttattggcgtttgtttgcgatagctgtgactcagaaccggaaaatacgacgtgctgagtggctgaatacgataattctccacaatgatctgtAATTCCTACTCAATACATACTAAAGAGACCAACGCTTACACTACACAAGGACTTTccgtagtattttgtgtttggttgggaatcttacaaactttttttttttacaacaaaggagacagcttaaatgcgcaaaaaaaggaaacaataataaaaaaaagcccgctactcgctgctcccaaaaagaatccaaagaggtggccgaaagtgagGTAAATTTCTGCCTTGGACTGTAAGACTGGTCCCTTGTTTCTCCATACCTTTCGTGGGGCGGCGGAGAAGACGAAGCCCAGGAAGAGCAGCACCACCACGCCGCTCAGGGACTGCAAGCGGATCGGCTCATTCCGCGAGTCCACGCCGATGAAGGTGAGCGCGCCCGCCACTAGCACCGCGAACATGACCCACGGCACCCACCTAACGCAGAAACAtggttaacccagtagctgcgggggtcatgtttcttaggttaggttaggttaggttaggttaggttaggttaaaggcccctctaagcaaaataatgagaaagagtcATCacccacgcaaaccatttcataatatatatcaacgcatatgtgatcagtttatgcatcatctattttgggaggtttatatcatggcagaaatttggcccatcgctggtacacggtaaagccacaaatttggcccgtcgctggtacacggtaaagccacaaatttggcccgtcgctggtacacggtaaagccacaaatttggcccgtcgctggtacacggtaaagccacaaatttggcccgtcgctggtacacggtaaagccacaaatttggcccgtcgctgctaccgggttaacactcACTGTCATCACTCATTTTCACCACTCACTGTCAGAACTCTATCACCACTCAGTCACCACTCACCGTCACCACCCATCATCACTCACCGTTACCATTCACTGTCACCACTCTGTCCAGTCACCGTTACCACTCACTCTCGTTACTAAATCACCACTCACCGTCACCACTCATTGTCACCACTCACCGTCACCACTCACCGTCACCACTCATTGTCACCACTCACTGTCACCACTCATTGTCACCACTCACGCCAGATATTTTAAACAACCTATTAGTTTTCATCAACATTAgtgtgattgatttttttttagccTGATTTCCAAGGCGTGGTAAGTTAATTTTGTTGGATTTTTTTTAGatagtttgtaatatgtcgactaaACTTCTGTGAGAATCCAaaacttctaactaactcctaCTCAAAAATGGAACTtaattaaaaagccaaactaacCACATAACTTTATGAATACTAATGCGACGTCTAAGACATCTGCCTTCATTGTCACAACTCACTATCACCattcacatcaccaccacttaaCTCATTTTCCTCAGCTATTGAATTATCACTATTCTACTTTTCAACTATATCATTCTTTGTATATCACATTCACGACCCACTCACACCATGCATGCCATCAGACACTCTTACTTCCGTGTTGTgattgattttgtgtgtgtgtgtgtgtgtgtgtgtgtgtgaacggataAATAGACAGGGTGTCGCACTTATTGACTTTCTTTGCTATACCACAGGCAGTGCCACCAGCGACCATTCGGAGAAATACCAACGCGGTGAAGATTGTTACAGATTTCGGATACTCTTGACACTTGATATCTGAATTCAGTGGACGCCAACCAAAAATCAATACAACTAGCGGATTTTCGATGATTTTATGATGGCTGTAAAATATATGATTACTTACGACTAAGAATGCATACATAGCTTTGACGTTCTATGGATTTTACTATGAACTTATAAATACATAATTAGGCTAGTGCACGGTTATATCCAGTTTTGACCGACGTCGTTCCTCCTGAATAATTCACACACAACTGAGGCGCGTTAATCAGACCAGGACGAGAACAGACATACGAAAGATCCTTCGCTTTCACGCAAGCATGACGGAAGGCGGTGTGTTGACGTCTATCGATTGTAGGAGGCAGGACCGTGGGGCTGGAGGGCATGCTAGTGTGTGTGGTTGCTAGGGACGAAGGCATCCCCGTTGCTAGGACCATCTCAGGGGAAAGCTTTCTATCGCCACGGAAATGAACTGGCATGCaattaagggtcgtattttaaaacatttcgtcgcccaagtacacatatttgacaaggccttcgtatgagttttgggcatttccaggcgtagtttaatgaccctggtggtagtttgacccttcttctgtagcatgaacctaaagaaacactcattagaacccgattgatcccctctttgaccttcagaaatagctgatgtgagaagcgaaagtgtcttataataccggctTATATGTCTTTTCAGGGTGACGTCACGGGCCTCTGCAGTTCGGCGTTAGTTGGGAGCGGGTGTTGGTGGCAGGTGGGTGGGTGTCCTGATTGATCGAAGAGTCATGAACGTGTGCTTAATGCTTATGCACGCGCGGGTGACACCGATGAATTATTTGCTGAGGATGATTGTGTATACGCCGTATGAAGTATCTATGTAAATCGTATCCAGTGTGTAAGTTTATCACATTAGGTATTATAAAAAGGGGCCTACAGGGATTTATAGACGTTAAGATTTGTTTACCATAAGGggcaaggacaaaaaaataaaacagcaacaaaaaagccagTTAGACGCTGCTccgagaagagaaataaagaacggGAGGctagaaggaaggtaagaattgTACGAAGAGGCCTCCCCTTAAGACAAGTTCTCGAGAAACCATTCTAAACAATACTATAATGATCAAACCCAGCAATCTTAAATATACAATCGCTCCATACTACAAAATGCAAAACTTTCAAGTGTTACAAAACtagcataataaagtgtttcaagtgtttccagCAGGCTCGGTATCACCATAACACTACGGGTAAATGAGAGGATGAGCGCCACACAATACGCGCCTTGTTCAGATTTTCAACGGGAATCAGACAGAATCAGAGGCGCATCCTACGTAGTCCCAGGAGCGTTTGCTGGTGGAAAAAATATGGGCGTAATTATAAGCAACAGCCACCTTCCAATGCTGAGAATTCAATACAGGCAAGAGTAATTTCcttctacatattttttcaaccttttcaaACCAACCATCTTAGCGTCCAAACACCCGTATTGTCAAACGTTCAGgactcttgttacgaacgtttttcaaggccagagaggagctacgtcgggTTGTTACGAGTGCTTTTTTTCCCGCTCAGGGCGCGGAagtcttgcaaaactaccgccaggcccaggaaaccacccatggaaaccccgacaccTTCTGCGAGAGCCATTTGAAGTGGA
This sequence is a window from Eriocheir sinensis breed Jianghai 21 chromosome 40, ASM2467909v1, whole genome shotgun sequence. Protein-coding genes within it:
- the LOC127009325 gene encoding sodium/nucleoside cotransporter 2-like isoform X2, with translation MSSADASDGEEATAVAMKALEDAMGQQGHDNASFSDAFENRPHSHSHSEARKGGASFTSVGHQQPQKEDLSILSFLPDFPRARRKAAKVYAWRRVITSLTVLAAYVAYVIAVLVIKTEAEKVQYWCSADGLVIVITTFIFVGLVYYLILKGIFGKVLNRKLIAPLDAFGDNLTRVRWVPWVMFAVLVAGALTFIGVDSRNEPIRLQSLSGVVVLLFLGFVFSAAPRKVRWRHVAWGVSLQFLLGLLILRWPFGQDVFSCLSDKVTTFLDFTDAGSEFIFGDLAHWDPSIFAFSVLPVILFFSFFIQILYYYGVMQWVVVKLGWFLQVTIGTTACESVNAAANIFLGQTEAPLLIKPFIPSMTKSELHAVMTGGFATIAGSVLAAYINFGVDAVHLISASVMNAPAALALSKLFYPETEESKTTTKDINIEGGEEANWLHAATVGVTNAIPLVANIAANLIAFISFITFVNYFFNWSCMLVGAEEDVCTLQNVLGYVFMPLAWVMGVEWEMCRTVGQLVGLKIVVNEFYAYAELSKLVEEGTISKRAEIIATYALCGFSNISSIGINLGGFGAMAPSRRADLAKVVVRAMITGSCACFLTASIAGSLLSAEEVDETAFYRRHLASLGTMRTAILH
- the LOC127009325 gene encoding sodium/nucleoside cotransporter 2-like isoform X1 is translated as MSPNVLDNQSKMSSADASDGEEATAVAMKALEDAMGQQGHDNASFSDAFENRPHSHSHSEARKGGASFTSVGHQQPQKEDLSILSFLPDFPRARRKAAKVYAWRRVITSLTVLAAYVAYVIAVLVIKTEAEKVQYWCSADGLVIVITTFIFVGLVYYLILKGIFGKVLNRKLIAPLDAFGDNLTRVRWVPWVMFAVLVAGALTFIGVDSRNEPIRLQSLSGVVVLLFLGFVFSAAPRKVRWRHVAWGVSLQFLLGLLILRWPFGQDVFSCLSDKVTTFLDFTDAGSEFIFGDLAHWDPSIFAFSVLPVILFFSFFIQILYYYGVMQWVVVKLGWFLQVTIGTTACESVNAAANIFLGQTEAPLLIKPFIPSMTKSELHAVMTGGFATIAGSVLAAYINFGVDAVHLISASVMNAPAALALSKLFYPETEESKTTTKDINIEGGEEANWLHAATVGVTNAIPLVANIAANLIAFISFITFVNYFFNWSCMLVGAEEDVCTLQNVLGYVFMPLAWVMGVEWEMCRTVGQLVGLKIVVNEFYAYAELSKLVEEGTISKRAEIIATYALCGFSNISSIGINLGGFGAMAPSRRADLAKVVVRAMITGSCACFLTASIAGSLLSAEEVDETAFYRRHLASLGTMRTAILH